The DNA segment CTTTTAATTATTTTCTTCATTATAAAATTTCAATCCCATTGAATTAATAAATATCATAATAATCATTAAGAATCTTTTGAGATTGAATCACTTATAGAATTTAAATTCAATGGTTTTCCAATTATTTATTAATATAGTATAAAACAAAAAAGGCCTCGTATAAACGAGGCCTTTTTTAGTATATGCAAAGAAAGTTAATTTGAACTTGTACTGAAGTTCAATTTAGCTCCAATTTCCTTGAAGTTATATCCCATTGCACGAAGTGCATGCCAAAGATGCCCCTGGATAGCAAAGAAACCTGCAATGTAGTGAAAATTAGCTGTCCAACAGCGTCCTGAATGTCCTAAAGGTGCAATTCCATTGCTGTAGTCTATTGAGTCAACAAAAGCTGGGGCAATTACAAAAGCACGATTTAGTGGCTCTCCATAAAATTCAACGGGGTAAACCGTGGTGTTTTGAGAAACCCAGAAAGCTGCAACAATTGCCATCCAGCCGATGCCAGCAAGACTAAATGAAAGAATTGCTTCTGCTGAAAGAAGACCAGCTCCTTTTAACCTGTCATATTCCCCAAGGCGTTTATCTTCCCATTTTGTAGAACCTGCAATTGCATGAAAGCATCCACCAGTAATCTCAACAAATGCAAGGAATGCATGACCTCCCATTACATCTTCAAGGCTATCAATATTTAGGAAATTAACTTGGCGTTCCCAAATCATTGATAGATCAAGATTGTAATTAACTTGTCTAACCGCACCAATAGCTGGGTCATATATTCCGTGTATCCTTGCCCATTCAACAAACCATGCACAAGCAAGGCCAAAAAGTATTAGATGATGGCCAAGGATAAAGGTTTGGTTGTCTGGGTTATCCCATTCCAATTTGAACTTCCTAGCTTGGGCAACATTACTTTTCTGCA comes from the Prochlorococcus sp. MIT 0603 genome and includes:
- a CDS encoding chlorophyll a/b binding light-harvesting protein; this translates as MQTYGNPDVTYDFWAGNASVTNRSGRFIASHAAHTGMIAFGAGSNTLFELSRFDPSLPMGDQGLIFLPHLASVGIGFDEAGVWTGAGVVTIAIVHLILSMVYGAGGLMHAIYFPDDMQKSNVAQARKFKLEWDNPDNQTFILGHHLILFGLACAWFVEWARIHGIYDPAIGAVRQVNYNLDLSMIWERQVNFLNIDSLEDVMGGHAFLAFVEITGGCFHAIAGSTKWEDKRLGEYDRLKGAGLLSAEAILSFSLAGIGWMAIVAAFWVSQNTTVYPVEFYGEPLNRAFVIAPAFVDSIDYSNGIAPLGHSGRCWTANFHYIAGFFAIQGHLWHALRAMGYNFKEIGAKLNFSTSSN